Below is a genomic region from Lysobacter terrestris.
GGAAGCGCTCGAAGAACGGGTGGATTTCCTCACTGAACCCGCTGTCGGAGAAGTGCCGGGCAAGTGCATCCGCCAGCAGCTTCTCCAGCGCGCCTGCTTCGCCACGCTGGAGGTAGCCCTCCACGTCGGCAAGGCTGGGCACGGCGGCGTTGTGGTACCGGCAATGCGCCTGCGCATGCCCGGCCGGCCACTTGTTCCCCGGCACGTCCGGGAACGCCAGGCAACGCTGCAAGGGATCGGCGATGCGCTCGGCGGCGCGCGCCTTGAGCAGGTAGTCGCGCCACGGCGCGGGCGCGTCCTTCAACACCTCCGCCTCGGGCCGCTCGGGAATCGGCGGCAATCCCGCCGTCGCTTCGCCTGCCAGAAGCAGGCCTGCCACCAGGCAGGCAAGATATTTCCATCCCATGGAACTCCCCCGATTTCCAGTTGGCGGCTACGGCAGCCGCGGACTCTGCAGTGCCTGGATGAAATGCGGAAGCACGTCCGGCTCCATCAGCAGCATGAACAGCACGCCGTACACCGCACCGGACAGGTGCGCGCTGTGGTTGACGTTGCCACCGCCCTGCCGGTCCTTCCAGAACGAATACGCCACGTAGCCGATGCCGTACAGGAATCCCGGCACCGGCAGCGGCGCGAGGATCCACATCCACGGATCGAGCAGGATCGAGGCGAACAGCACCGCGGACACGCCCCCCGACGCGCCCAGGCTGCTGTAGCGCGCGTCGTGGCGATGGCGCATGTAGGTCGGCAGGATCGCGATGACTATCGCCGACAGGTAGAACAGCGCATAGCCGAGCGAGCCGATGTACCGCGCCATGAAGCCTTCGACCACGCGGCCGAAGAAGAACAGCGTGATCATGTTGAACAGCAGGTGCGACCAGTCCGCATGGATGAAGCCATGCGTCAGCAGGCGGT
It encodes:
- a CDS encoding rhomboid family intramembrane serine protease, which codes for MLTIILIAVTAVVSWLAFERPPLLQRLILWPPAIDRYKQYDRLLTHGFIHADWSHLLFNMITLFFFGRVVEGFMARYIGSLGYALFYLSAIVIAILPTYMRHRHDARYSSLGASGGVSAVLFASILLDPWMWILAPLPVPGFLYGIGYVAYSFWKDRQGGGNVNHSAHLSGAVYGVLFMLLMEPDVLPHFIQALQSPRLP